A segment of the Thermodesulfobacteriota bacterium genome:
CATTTATGCAAGAGCATTTCTGGAAGGAAGACTCAGCATTGAAGACCTGCAAAATTTCAGACGGGACCTAGTTCCCCAAGGCGGTCTTAGTTCATATCCGCACCCTTGGCTTATGCCTGAGTTCTGGCAGTTCCCCACTGTCTCAATGGGCCTTAGCCCGATTATGGCTATTTATCAGGCAAGATTTAACCGCTACCTTGAAGACCGTGGGCTTAAAAAACACTCTGACGCAAGAGTATGGGCGTTTTTAGGAGACGGTGAGACAGATGAGCCAGAGACCCTTGGAGCTATTACTCTGGCCTCTAGGGAGCATCTGGACAATTTAATATTTGTGGTTAACTGCAACCTTCAGAGGTTAGATGGCCCGGTTAGAGGCAATGGCAAAATTATCCAAGAGCTAGAGGCAATCTTCAGGGGCGCAGGCTGGAATGTTATAAAGGTTCTATGGGGAAGCAATTGGG
Coding sequences within it:
- a CDS encoding pyruvate dehydrogenase (acetyl-transferring), homodimeric type; this translates as MNKTPEKKQNKKIEQELENKEWIESLDYVLDSSGEERAAKLIKKLQIHAQKRGVKLPFTANTPYINTIPVEKQPKYPGDPEIEWRIRSLIRWNAMAMVVRANRLEEGIGGHISTFASAAALYEVAFNHFLRGRNENHEGDIVYFQGHAAPGIYARAFLEGRLSIEDLQNFRRDLVPQGGLSSYPHPWLMPEFWQFPTVSMGLSPIMAIYQARFNRYLEDRGLKKHSDARVWAFLGDGETDEPETLGAITLASREHLDNLIFVVNCNLQRLDGPVRGNGKIIQELEAIFRGAGWNVIKVLWGSNW